Proteins encoded in a region of the Zunongwangia endophytica genome:
- a CDS encoding glycosyltransferase family 4 protein, with translation MKKLLVIGYVWPEPTSSAAGSRMLQLLKFFLKEDYHITFATTTATSQYAYQLELLGIDTAKIELNNASFDKFIAALNPEIVLFDRFMMEEQYGWRVDNQCPKALKILDTEDLHFLRNARKKSLNSDLALEEIILNSDLAKREIASIYRCDLSLIISEVEMNLLQNLFKIPAEIIQYLPYLLSTAEIEKAEHSPSFEDRKEFMFIGNFLHEPNWDTVSYLKQSIWPKIRRDLPNAQLNIYGAYPSEKVFNLQNKKEGFLVQGRAESVDEVMQKHRILLAPIQFGAGLKGKMIDAMQNGLPSITTKIGAEGITKTNDWNGFICDTENEIIEKSIQLYNDEKLWLEKQQNAKSILQNRFSASDFVSFLKSKIANLQSNIIDHRNNNFTGSMLKFHNNRSTYFMSKFIEEKEKNKN, from the coding sequence ATGAAGAAATTGCTTGTTATTGGATATGTTTGGCCTGAGCCAACTTCGTCTGCTGCGGGAAGCCGAATGTTACAATTATTGAAGTTTTTTCTGAAGGAAGATTATCATATTACTTTTGCTACGACAACTGCTACATCTCAATATGCGTATCAATTAGAGTTACTAGGAATTGACACTGCTAAAATTGAATTAAACAACGCTAGTTTCGATAAATTTATAGCTGCTTTAAATCCAGAAATTGTATTGTTTGATCGATTCATGATGGAAGAGCAATATGGTTGGCGTGTAGATAATCAATGTCCAAAAGCACTAAAAATTTTAGATACCGAAGATTTGCATTTTCTAAGAAACGCACGAAAAAAGAGTTTAAATTCTGATTTAGCATTAGAAGAAATTATACTGAATTCTGATTTGGCAAAGCGTGAAATTGCATCTATTTATCGTTGTGATCTCAGTTTAATTATTTCAGAGGTTGAGATGAATTTACTCCAAAATCTTTTTAAAATTCCTGCTGAAATTATCCAATATCTCCCCTATTTATTGTCAACTGCTGAAATCGAAAAAGCAGAACATTCGCCAAGCTTCGAAGATCGAAAAGAATTTATGTTTATAGGTAATTTTCTACATGAACCTAATTGGGATACCGTAAGCTATTTAAAACAGAGTATCTGGCCTAAAATTAGGAGAGATTTACCAAACGCCCAATTAAACATTTACGGCGCTTACCCAAGTGAAAAGGTTTTTAATCTTCAGAATAAAAAAGAAGGTTTTTTAGTGCAAGGCCGTGCAGAAAGTGTTGACGAGGTTATGCAAAAGCATAGAATTTTGCTCGCTCCCATCCAATTTGGTGCCGGTCTTAAAGGTAAAATGATCGATGCAATGCAAAACGGTTTACCTTCCATAACAACAAAAATCGGTGCTGAAGGAATTACAAAAACCAATGATTGGAATGGATTTATTTGCGATACTGAAAATGAAATTATCGAAAAATCAATTCAACTTTATAACGATGAAAAATTGTGGCTAGAGAAACAGCAAAATGCTAAATCTATTTTGCAGAATCGATTCTCAGCATCAGATTTTGTTTCTTTCTTAAAATCTAAAATAGCTAATTTACAGTCAAATATAATCGATCATCGCAATAATAACTTCACAGGTAGTATGTTGAAATTCCATAATAATCGAAGCACTTATTTTATGTCAAAATTTATTGAAGAAAAAGAAAAAAATAAGAATTAA
- a CDS encoding aspartate kinase encodes MKVLKFGGTSVGTPESIQNVKNITLGEEGRKMLVLSAMSGVTNDLVAISNLVQANKFEEVYDIVDKLKDRHFSAIDQLINDESLKKETKTFVSGRLQDLLLSANKEYTEVVYAEIVTYGEAMLTFIVSQYFKSLGIDNIWLDAKKFMEVHNLENPDTDKVGKLLDEYISNQTSDLYITQGFVCINKRNEISTLKRGGSDYTATILGAAVQATEVQIWTDIDGFHNNDPRHVEGTHPISELTFEEAAELAYFGAKILHPQTVSPVINKGIPIFLKNTFTPEKTGTRISSEITSKGLKAIAAKDDITAIKIKSNRMLMAHGFLRKIFDVFDNYETSIDMITTSEIAISLTIDNTRNLDQILEELNAYGEITVDRSQSIICIVGESVIEDKSTYKLFELLNDIPVRMISYGGSSNNISILVDTQNKIDTLRSLNHKLFSEGYATQMV; translated from the coding sequence ATGAAAGTTTTAAAATTTGGAGGCACATCAGTTGGAACTCCTGAAAGTATTCAGAACGTAAAAAATATCACTCTAGGGGAAGAGGGAAGAAAAATGCTCGTTCTTTCGGCTATGAGCGGAGTTACAAACGATCTCGTAGCAATATCTAATCTTGTTCAGGCAAATAAATTTGAAGAAGTTTACGATATCGTAGATAAACTTAAGGATCGCCATTTTTCAGCTATCGATCAATTGATTAATGATGAATCCTTAAAGAAGGAAACTAAAACTTTTGTTTCTGGGCGCTTACAAGATTTATTACTTTCTGCAAATAAGGAATATACTGAGGTTGTTTATGCTGAAATTGTAACCTATGGTGAGGCGATGCTCACATTTATCGTATCTCAGTATTTCAAATCTTTAGGAATTGATAATATATGGCTAGACGCTAAAAAATTTATGGAAGTCCATAACCTTGAGAATCCAGACACCGATAAAGTTGGAAAACTTTTAGATGAATATATTTCGAACCAAACTTCAGATCTTTATATCACTCAGGGGTTCGTTTGTATCAATAAACGAAACGAAATTAGCACCTTAAAAAGAGGAGGTAGTGATTATACAGCGACTATTTTAGGAGCTGCTGTTCAGGCGACAGAAGTACAAATTTGGACAGATATTGATGGTTTTCATAATAATGATCCTCGCCATGTCGAAGGAACCCATCCAATTTCAGAATTAACTTTTGAAGAGGCTGCGGAATTAGCTTATTTTGGTGCGAAAATTCTCCATCCACAAACCGTGTCGCCGGTAATTAATAAAGGTATTCCGATTTTTCTAAAGAATACATTTACTCCCGAGAAAACAGGAACAAGAATATCTTCAGAAATTACCAGTAAAGGTTTAAAAGCCATCGCAGCAAAAGACGATATTACTGCGATTAAAATTAAATCGAACCGAATGTTGATGGCGCATGGTTTCTTACGCAAGATTTTTGATGTTTTCGATAATTATGAAACATCAATCGATATGATTACCACTTCTGAAATTGCTATATCGCTGACTATCGATAACACTCGAAATCTTGATCAAATTTTAGAAGAATTGAATGCTTACGGCGAAATTACCGTAGATCGCAGCCAGAGTATCATTTGTATTGTGGGAGAATCGGTTATTGAAGATAAATCTACTTATAAATTGTTTGAATTGCTTAATGATATTCCGGTTCGTATGATTAGTTATGGCGGAAGTAGTAATAATATATCAATATTAGTGGACACTCAAAATAAAATAGATACCCTTAGAAGTTTAAATCATAAACTTTTTAGTGAAGGATATGCCACTCAGATGGTTTAG
- a CDS encoding FKBP-type peptidyl-prolyl cis-trans isomerase, translating to MSQVKQDDTVKVHYTGKLTDGQVFDSSVDRGEPIEFTMGQGQLIPGFEKGLLDMEVNEKKTINIPKEEAYGEPREELVQEVEKSQLPEDLEPKVGMGLVSKTPDGREMNLVVKEVKDESIVVDGNHPLAGKDLVFDLEVVEIK from the coding sequence ATGAGTCAAGTAAAGCAAGATGACACTGTAAAAGTTCATTACACAGGAAAATTAACCGATGGCCAAGTATTCGATAGCTCTGTAGATCGCGGAGAACCAATCGAATTTACTATGGGACAGGGACAATTAATTCCTGGATTCGAAAAAGGACTTTTAGATATGGAAGTTAATGAAAAGAAAACTATAAATATCCCTAAAGAAGAAGCTTACGGAGAGCCAAGAGAAGAACTAGTTCAAGAAGTTGAAAAAAGCCAACTTCCAGAAGATCTTGAGCCTAAAGTAGGTATGGGACTTGTTTCTAAAACTCCAGATGGTCGCGAAATGAACCTAGTGGTAAAAGAAGTAAAAGATGAATCTATTGTTGTAGATGGGAATCACCCATTAGCAGGAAAAGATCTAGTTTTTGATCTTGAAGTAGTAGAGATCAAATAA
- a CDS encoding OsmC family protein: MIRKASAVWKGTLKEGKGSLSTESSVLNETQYSYKTRFEDGKGTNPEELIGAAHSGCFTMQLSAFLAEEDFPADSLETKCEITFKDGEVSKSHLILEGKVPNISEEKFMEIANNAKEKCPLSKLLDTEITLDAKLLK; this comes from the coding sequence ATGATAAGAAAAGCGAGCGCAGTTTGGAAAGGAACACTAAAAGAAGGTAAAGGAAGTTTATCTACAGAAAGTAGCGTACTTAACGAAACTCAATATTCGTATAAAACCAGATTCGAAGACGGAAAAGGAACAAATCCTGAAGAATTAATTGGTGCAGCACATTCTGGATGTTTTACGATGCAGTTATCAGCTTTTTTAGCTGAAGAAGATTTTCCTGCAGATTCTTTAGAAACAAAATGCGAAATTACTTTTAAAGATGGTGAAGTTTCTAAATCTCACCTTATTTTAGAAGGAAAAGTACCAAACATTTCTGAAGAAAAATTTATGGAAATCGCTAATAATGCGAAAGAGAAATGTCCGTTATCAAAATTACTAGACACAGAAATTACTTTAGATGCTAAATTATTGAAGTAA
- a CDS encoding transporter substrate-binding domain-containing protein, producing the protein MKYYLLLLSLFITTITNAKAVQDSTKSTPEVYKIGVQLTAPFITEKPNGSLDGLSIKSWKLVNENLDYKFEYKTYPSLAELLNAVEDGEVDFSINPITVTDSRMKRMDFSQPYFISHTGVAKKKESQVFNILKNLWSWEFISAILALLGTIFIFGFLVWIFERKKNAEEFGGGKGKGLMEGFWWSAVTMTTVGYGDKSPRTTGGRIIGLIWMFMAIIIISSLTASIASSLTVKSINDEISGISDLNRFKVGTVVSSSAADLLDLYNVNSEKLTSVKEGIELIKNDDLDLLVYDEPILRYSIEQMDAGKDIEVLEQTLKKDYYSYAFPKNSDLVKIINPALVRMLKSMEWENLIKEYK; encoded by the coding sequence ATGAAGTATTATCTACTCCTTCTATCGCTGTTTATTACTACTATAACTAATGCAAAAGCTGTACAGGATTCTACAAAATCTACTCCTGAAGTTTACAAAATAGGAGTACAGCTTACCGCTCCCTTTATCACTGAAAAGCCAAATGGTAGTTTAGATGGCTTAAGTATTAAGAGTTGGAAGTTGGTTAACGAAAATCTAGATTACAAATTCGAATATAAAACCTATCCCAGCTTGGCCGAGCTACTAAATGCTGTAGAAGATGGAGAAGTAGACTTCAGTATAAATCCTATTACGGTTACCGATAGCCGGATGAAAAGAATGGATTTTTCGCAACCTTATTTTATTTCTCATACAGGAGTCGCAAAGAAGAAAGAATCTCAGGTGTTCAATATCCTGAAGAATTTGTGGAGTTGGGAGTTTATTTCAGCAATATTAGCGCTTTTAGGAACTATTTTTATTTTCGGTTTTTTAGTATGGATTTTTGAACGAAAAAAGAATGCTGAAGAATTTGGTGGCGGCAAAGGTAAAGGATTGATGGAAGGCTTTTGGTGGAGCGCCGTAACCATGACGACCGTTGGTTATGGGGACAAATCACCAAGAACGACCGGAGGTAGAATTATTGGCCTAATTTGGATGTTTATGGCCATAATTATTATCTCTAGTCTTACAGCAAGTATTGCGTCTTCGTTAACGGTAAAAAGTATTAATGATGAGATTAGCGGAATCTCAGATCTAAATCGCTTTAAGGTTGGAACAGTCGTGAGCAGCAGTGCGGCAGACCTTTTGGACCTTTATAATGTAAATTCTGAAAAATTAACAAGTGTAAAAGAAGGAATAGAACTGATAAAAAATGACGATTTAGATCTCCTAGTTTACGATGAACCGATCTTGCGCTATTCTATAGAACAAATGGATGCCGGAAAGGATATTGAAGTTCTGGAACAAACCCTCAAAAAGGACTATTATAGCTATGCTTTTCCTAAAAATTCAGATTTGGTGAAAATTATAAATCCTGCTTTAGTGAGAATGCTTAAGAGCATGGAATGGGAAAACCTAATTAAAGAATATAAATAG